A window of Pseudomonas mucidolens contains these coding sequences:
- a CDS encoding oxygenase MpaB family protein, whose product MEFLRSRIESQLMSLTGLSLGNLDLEHPKGDPGLFGPDSVSWKVHGDFSSMLIGGISALMLQALHPLALAGVWDHSNFRQDMLGRLRRTSQFISGTTFGSRRDADWLIEKVRTIHLQVVGHAPDGRPYAASDPELLTWVHVAEVSSFLAAHLRYRNPDLSPRDQDRYYSEIALVAERLGARHVPRSRQDVADYLQRIRPQLLCDARSHEVLRLLLDAPAPSTLAKPFGSLMMRAGIDLLPDWAASMLGQQLNPLQRQLIRAGVRRSAPLLRWAMRNGSAQRAHRRMGLL is encoded by the coding sequence ATGGAATTTCTGCGTAGCCGCATCGAATCCCAGTTGATGAGCCTGACCGGCCTGTCCCTGGGCAACCTGGACCTGGAACACCCCAAGGGCGATCCCGGACTGTTCGGACCGGATTCGGTAAGCTGGAAAGTCCATGGCGACTTCAGCAGCATGTTGATCGGCGGCATCAGTGCCTTGATGCTGCAAGCGCTACATCCTCTGGCCCTGGCCGGTGTGTGGGACCACTCGAACTTTCGCCAGGATATGCTCGGCCGTTTACGGCGTACTTCGCAGTTTATCTCCGGCACTACATTCGGCTCACGCCGCGACGCCGATTGGCTGATTGAAAAAGTGCGCACCATCCACCTGCAAGTGGTCGGCCATGCACCTGACGGCCGTCCCTATGCGGCCAGCGATCCTGAATTGCTGACCTGGGTTCATGTTGCCGAGGTCAGTAGCTTCCTCGCCGCACACCTGCGCTACCGAAACCCCGATTTATCGCCCCGGGATCAGGATCGGTACTACAGCGAGATTGCCCTGGTTGCCGAACGACTGGGGGCGCGCCATGTGCCGCGTTCACGCCAGGACGTGGCTGATTACCTGCAACGTATCCGCCCGCAATTGCTGTGTGACGCGCGCAGCCATGAAGTACTGCGCCTGCTGCTGGATGCGCCGGCCCCAAGCACGCTGGCCAAGCCTTTCGGCTCGCTGATGATGCGCGCCGGCATCGACCTGTTGCCGGATTGGGCCGCCAGCATGCTTGGACAACAACTAAACCCGCTGCAACGCCAGCTGATCCGCGCCGGTGTCAGGCGTAGCGCGCCGTTGTTGCGCTGGGCGATGCGCAATGGTTCGGCACAAAGAGCTCATCGACGGATGGGGTTACTGTAG
- the acs gene encoding acetate--CoA ligase, whose amino-acid sequence MFDISTFPKADAVRRAAQLSQEDYQRLYRQSIEQPETFWAEQAREFLDWITPWNRVRHSDIKTGEAQWFAGGQLNVSYNCIDRHLPQRAEQPAFIWEGDDPTKASSITYHQLHQNVCRLANVLKSRGVKKGDRVCIYMPMIPEAAYAMLACTRIGAVHSVVFGGFSPDALRDRILDADCRTLITADEGVRGGKLVALKQNVDKALASCPNVSSVLVVERTGVAIDWVEGRDLKYQQAVDSASEDCTPEPMDAEDPLFILYTSGSTGKPKGVLHTTGGYLLQAAMTFKYVLDYRDGEVFWCTADVGWVTGHSYIVYGPLANGATSLMFEGVPSYPDSSRFWQVIDKHQVNIFYTAPTALRALMREGHGPLENTSRASLRLLGSVGEPINPEAWDWYFNAVGEQRCPIVDTWWQTETGGIMLSPLVSAQTIKPGCATRPMFGVEPVLLDEQGKEISGAGSGVLAIKSTWPGQIRSVYGDPQRMLDTYFKPYPGYYFTGDGARRDADGDYWITGRIDDVINVSGHRIGTAEVESALVLHDQVAEAAVVGYPHDLKGQGIYAFVTPMNGVEPSDALKKHLLDLVSKEIGSFAKPELIQWAPALPKTRSGKIMRRILRKIACNELDSLGDTSTLADPSVVDGLIDKRLNR is encoded by the coding sequence ATGTTCGATATCAGCACTTTCCCCAAGGCCGACGCCGTCCGCCGGGCTGCGCAACTCAGTCAAGAGGATTATCAGCGCCTCTATCGTCAGTCCATCGAGCAACCGGAGACGTTCTGGGCCGAACAGGCCAGGGAATTTCTCGACTGGATCACGCCCTGGAACCGCGTCCGGCACTCGGACATCAAGACCGGTGAGGCCCAATGGTTTGCCGGCGGCCAACTGAACGTCAGTTACAACTGCATCGATCGCCACCTGCCCCAGCGCGCCGAACAACCGGCGTTTATCTGGGAAGGCGATGATCCGACGAAAGCGTCCAGCATCACCTACCACCAACTTCATCAAAACGTCTGCCGCCTGGCCAATGTGCTGAAAAGTCGCGGCGTGAAGAAAGGTGATCGCGTCTGCATCTACATGCCGATGATCCCCGAGGCTGCCTATGCGATGCTGGCCTGCACCCGCATCGGCGCCGTGCATTCAGTCGTGTTCGGTGGTTTCTCGCCGGACGCCCTGCGTGACCGAATTCTCGATGCCGACTGCCGTACCCTGATCACCGCCGACGAAGGCGTGCGCGGTGGCAAACTCGTGGCGCTGAAACAGAATGTCGACAAGGCCCTGGCCAGTTGTCCGAATGTCAGCTCGGTGCTGGTGGTAGAGCGTACCGGCGTGGCAATCGACTGGGTTGAAGGCCGCGACCTGAAATATCAACAGGCCGTGGACAGTGCCAGCGAAGATTGCACTCCCGAGCCAATGGACGCCGAAGACCCGCTGTTTATCCTCTACACCTCCGGCAGCACCGGCAAACCCAAAGGTGTGCTGCACACCACCGGCGGCTACCTGCTGCAAGCGGCGATGACCTTCAAATACGTGCTCGATTACCGCGACGGCGAGGTGTTCTGGTGTACCGCTGACGTCGGCTGGGTCACCGGGCACAGTTACATCGTCTACGGGCCGCTGGCCAATGGCGCGACCTCGCTGATGTTCGAAGGCGTCCCGAGCTACCCGGACAGCTCGCGCTTCTGGCAAGTGATCGACAAACATCAGGTGAATATTTTCTATACCGCGCCCACCGCACTGCGCGCCTTGATGCGCGAAGGTCATGGCCCTCTGGAAAATACCTCACGCGCCAGTTTGCGCTTGCTGGGCAGCGTCGGCGAACCGATCAACCCCGAAGCCTGGGACTGGTACTTCAACGCCGTCGGCGAGCAGCGCTGCCCGATTGTCGACACCTGGTGGCAGACTGAAACCGGCGGCATCATGCTCAGTCCGCTGGTCAGCGCACAAACCATCAAGCCCGGTTGCGCGACCCGGCCCATGTTTGGTGTAGAGCCCGTCCTGCTGGATGAACAGGGCAAGGAAATCAGCGGCGCGGGAAGCGGCGTGCTTGCCATAAAATCCACTTGGCCGGGGCAGATCCGGAGTGTCTACGGCGACCCGCAGCGCATGCTCGACACCTACTTCAAACCCTATCCCGGTTATTACTTCACCGGCGATGGCGCACGGCGCGACGCGGACGGTGACTATTGGATCACCGGGCGGATCGACGATGTCATCAACGTCTCCGGGCACCGCATCGGCACCGCCGAGGTGGAAAGCGCGCTGGTGCTCCACGACCAAGTGGCCGAAGCAGCAGTGGTGGGCTATCCCCATGATCTCAAGGGCCAAGGCATTTATGCCTTCGTCACGCCGATGAACGGCGTCGAGCCCAGCGACGCGTTGAAAAAACACTTGCTGGATCTGGTCAGCAAAGAGATCGGCAGCTTCGCCAAGCCTGAGTTGATCCAATGGGCGCCAGCCTTGCCCAAAACCCGATCAGGCAAGATCATGCGACGTATCCTGCGCAAAATCGCCTGCAATGAGCTGGACAGCCTGGGGGACACTTCTACCTTGGCTGACCCCAGCGTGGTCGACGGCTTGATCGACAAGCGCCTGAACCGATAG
- a CDS encoding BON domain-containing protein, protein MKKFALATATATALTLAMANAAYAQTSQAPMTLAAGEATQVKESASDTWITTKVKADLLTEKGIPGSDIKVETNKGVVSLSSDEAISDSQKEMAVSITKKIKGVEAVSADGLMAGGAAQADNVDKAKETTSDTWITTKVKADLVTEKGIPGTDIKVETNKGVVSLSSTTAVTESQKETAVAITKKIKGVKSVSADGLKAE, encoded by the coding sequence ATGAAGAAGTTCGCTCTCGCTACCGCAACAGCTACCGCTCTGACCCTGGCAATGGCTAACGCGGCCTACGCTCAAACTTCCCAGGCTCCAATGACACTGGCGGCAGGTGAAGCTACTCAGGTTAAGGAATCGGCTTCAGACACTTGGATCACCACCAAAGTCAAAGCGGACCTGCTGACCGAGAAAGGCATTCCTGGTTCCGATATCAAGGTTGAGACCAACAAAGGTGTGGTTTCCCTGTCTTCGGATGAAGCGATTTCCGATTCGCAGAAAGAAATGGCCGTTAGCATCACCAAGAAAATCAAAGGTGTAGAAGCGGTATCCGCTGATGGCCTGATGGCTGGCGGCGCTGCCCAAGCTGACAATGTCGACAAGGCTAAGGAAACCACTTCGGATACTTGGATCACCACCAAAGTCAAAGCCGACCTGGTCACCGAAAAAGGTATTCCTGGTACCGACATCAAAGTCGAAACCAACAAAGGCGTGGTTTCCCTGTCCTCGACTACCGCCGTGACTGAGTCGCAGAAAGAGACGGCAGTCGCCATCACCAAGAAAATCAAAGGCGTCAAAAGCGTTTCGGCTGATGGCCTGAAAGCCGAGTAA
- the panC gene encoding pantoate--beta-alanine ligase, with amino-acid sequence MNTVKTLRELRAAVTHARSAGKRIGFVPTMGNLHHGHATLVSKAAEQADFVVASIFVNPLQFGVGEDLDKYPRTLAADQEKLLQAGCHLLFAPTVDEMYPDGMSVQTRVSVPQLSEGLCGASRPGHFEGVATVVSKLFNMVQPDLAVFGQKDYQQLAVIRAMVRDLNMPIQIIGEPTVRAEDGLALSSRNGYLTEEQRAIAPVLFRSLRHMASAIQNGDRDFARLRTEQIQQIEAAGLRLDYLEVRQGLHLRPATAEDRDVVILVAAYLGATRLIDNLHLNLPA; translated from the coding sequence ATGAACACCGTCAAGACCCTGCGCGAACTGCGAGCGGCCGTCACCCACGCGCGCAGTGCCGGCAAACGCATCGGCTTCGTACCCACGATGGGTAACCTGCACCACGGTCACGCGACACTCGTGAGCAAGGCCGCCGAACAAGCAGACTTCGTGGTGGCGAGTATTTTCGTCAACCCGCTGCAATTCGGCGTCGGCGAAGATCTGGACAAATACCCACGCACGCTCGCAGCCGATCAGGAAAAGCTCCTGCAGGCCGGCTGTCACTTGCTGTTCGCCCCGACTGTCGATGAAATGTATCCCGACGGCATGAGTGTCCAGACTCGCGTCAGTGTGCCGCAGCTTTCCGAAGGTCTGTGCGGCGCCAGCCGTCCCGGTCACTTCGAAGGCGTGGCGACAGTGGTCAGCAAGCTGTTCAATATGGTGCAACCCGATCTGGCGGTATTTGGCCAAAAGGATTACCAGCAACTGGCGGTCATTCGCGCCATGGTCCGCGACCTGAACATGCCGATACAGATCATCGGCGAGCCCACGGTCCGTGCCGAAGACGGTCTCGCCCTGTCGTCGCGCAATGGTTACCTCACCGAAGAACAGCGGGCCATTGCACCGGTGCTGTTCCGCAGCCTGCGCCACATGGCCAGCGCCATTCAAAACGGTGATCGGGACTTTGCCAGGCTGCGCACCGAGCAAATCCAGCAGATCGAGGCCGCCGGCCTGCGCCTGGACTACCTGGAAGTTCGCCAGGGCCTGCACCTGCGCCCGGCAACCGCCGAGGATCGGGATGTGGTCATCCTGGTGGCCGCCTACCTGGGCGCGACCCGCTTGATCGACAACCTGCACCTGAATCTGCCCGCCTAA
- the pgi gene encoding glucose-6-phosphate isomerase: MAYYRTPHDVTALPAWQALNQHRQAMQDFSMREAFNADPQRFNQFTLSSCGLFLDYSKNLITRETRDLLVGLANEVDLQGAIKALFDGEPVNSSEGRPALHTALRRPVGDKLSINGTNIMPDVHKVLNQITDLVGRIHDGLWRGYTEKPITDVVNIGIGGSFLGPQLVSEALLSYAHKGVRCHYLANIDGSEFHELTMKLRAETTLFIVSSKSFNTLETLKNAQAARAWYLAQGGSEAELYRHFIAVSSNNAAAVAFGIREENIFPMWDWVGGRYSLWSAIGLPIALAIGMSNFKELLSGAYTMDQHFRSAPFEQNMPVLLALLGVWYGNFWGAQSHAILPYDHYLRNITKHLQQLDMESNGKSVRQDGTPVATDTGPVIWGGVGCNGQHAYHQLLHQGTQLIPADFIVPIVSFNPVSDHHQWLYANCLSQSQALMLGKTRSEAEAELRDKGLDEDEVQKLAPHKVIPGNRPSNTLVVERISPRRLGALVAMYEHKVFVQSVIWGINAFDQWGVELGKELGKGVYNRLTGNEETSAEDASTQGLINYFRGRHRG; encoded by the coding sequence ATGGCGTACTACCGCACCCCTCACGACGTTACCGCTCTGCCCGCCTGGCAAGCGCTCAATCAACATCGCCAAGCCATGCAGGACTTCAGCATGCGCGAAGCCTTCAATGCCGATCCCCAGCGCTTTAACCAGTTCACCTTGAGCAGCTGCGGACTTTTCCTCGATTACTCAAAAAACCTCATCACCCGTGAAACCCGCGACCTGCTGGTGGGCCTGGCCAACGAAGTCGACCTGCAAGGTGCGATCAAGGCATTGTTCGACGGCGAGCCGGTCAACTCCTCCGAAGGTCGCCCAGCGCTGCATACCGCATTGCGTCGGCCTGTGGGTGACAAACTGTCGATCAATGGCACGAATATCATGCCGGACGTGCACAAGGTGCTGAACCAGATCACCGATCTGGTGGGCCGCATCCACGACGGTCTGTGGCGCGGCTATACCGAAAAGCCGATCACCGACGTGGTCAACATCGGTATCGGTGGCTCGTTCCTCGGTCCCCAGCTGGTGTCCGAGGCGCTGTTGTCCTACGCCCACAAAGGTGTGCGCTGCCACTACCTGGCGAACATCGACGGCAGCGAGTTCCACGAGCTGACCATGAAGCTGCGCGCCGAGACCACGTTGTTTATCGTCTCGTCGAAATCCTTCAATACCCTGGAAACCCTGAAAAACGCCCAGGCCGCACGCGCCTGGTATCTGGCCCAGGGTGGCTCGGAAGCTGAGCTGTATCGCCACTTCATCGCCGTATCCAGCAACAACGCCGCGGCCGTGGCCTTCGGTATCCGTGAAGAAAACATCTTTCCGATGTGGGATTGGGTGGGCGGTCGCTACTCGCTGTGGTCGGCCATCGGCTTGCCTATCGCCCTGGCCATCGGCATGTCCAACTTCAAGGAGTTGCTGTCCGGCGCCTACACCATGGACCAGCATTTCCGGAGCGCGCCGTTCGAGCAGAACATGCCGGTGCTACTGGCGCTGCTTGGCGTGTGGTACGGCAACTTCTGGGGCGCGCAAAGCCACGCAATCCTGCCGTATGACCACTATCTGCGGAACATCACCAAACACCTGCAACAACTGGACATGGAATCCAACGGCAAAAGCGTGCGCCAGGACGGCACGCCGGTCGCCACCGATACCGGCCCGGTGATCTGGGGTGGCGTGGGCTGCAACGGTCAACATGCTTACCACCAGTTGCTGCACCAGGGCACCCAACTGATCCCGGCCGACTTCATTGTGCCGATCGTCAGTTTCAACCCGGTTTCCGACCACCACCAATGGCTGTATGCCAACTGCCTGTCGCAAAGCCAGGCGCTGATGCTCGGCAAGACCCGCAGCGAAGCCGAAGCCGAGTTGCGTGACAAGGGCCTGGACGAAGACGAGGTGCAGAAGCTGGCCCCGCACAAGGTGATTCCCGGCAACCGCCCGAGCAACACGCTGGTGGTGGAACGCATCAGTCCGCGCCGCCTGGGCGCGCTAGTGGCGATGTATGAACATAAAGTGTTCGTGCAAAGCGTCATCTGGGGCATCAACGCCTTCGATCAATGGGGCGTCGAGCTGGGCAAGGAGCTGGGCAAAGGCGTCTATAATCGCCTGACCGGCAACGAGGAAACGTCTGCCGAGGACGCGTCGACCCAGGGTTTGATCAACTACTTCCGCGGTCGCCACCGCGGCTGA
- a CDS encoding DUF748 domain-containing protein yields MPKGLIRATGALLTALALYSLLGFLILPGIALRVANQQLANYATVPARLERIELNPFSLELTLWGLNIGEPGKEQVGFERLYANLQLDSLWTRVLHVADVQLDKPKTEVLFDKSGTLNLTQLFKLPASEPTPDDPESKPFPLRIERIKLAAGYVRFEDLRPSEPIEFLYDTLDFELKNLSTLPEDNADMTLVAAGPQGGQIDWTGNFSLVPIASEGKLKVTDGQMKAWWPYVRDALPLVLENGVLNFSTDYTLNLSKETELNLTNTTASIAPFAIKAPDGRPLARLERLDVSETSIDLAKQQVIVGKIRSNKLETWAAREADGRLDWQRLFASQPSKPAATSEPASAPATADSPAAEPAAPSKPWQVLLKDVQLRNYQVHLADRQVKPEVALDLGPLNVDVQNFDSLNQSPFTLKIDTGLGKQGKLQASGQVNLNPISAKLKVDTKDIDLRVAQAYISPFIRLELRSGMLGSNLDVNLKGTEPLALQITGRAQVDQLHTLDTLKTRDFLKWQRLVVEGLNYQHGDSLSIDKVSLLQPYARFMINDDRSTNVDDLLIPQPADSGAKSTSKSTASNEKPLGIHIGQIAINDGSANFADFSLTPNFATAIQQLNGKIGTIDSRQAKPASVDIKGKVDRYAPVTIKGSVNPFDPMAALDIATSFKRVELTTLTPYSGKFAGFRIRKGRLNLDLHYVITKGQLKAENKVVVEQLQLGEKVDSADAVDLPIRLAIALLKDTDGKISIELPVTGDLNNPQFSVMPIVWQTLRNLVVRAATAPFKFIGGLVTGGGAEDLGNVSFAAGSSELSKDAESALVSLSKALKERPALRLEIEGTAAASSDGPLLAAQRLEREYQYNYYKILQRRGDKVPAQASLLEVPESEKAPLLEGIYRTRLKLQPPAEWKDLSRDERTAKLRDGVIKFWSGSEVLLRQLGQDRASTIKDYLVDKGQLEDDRVYFIDASLGQAEKDGRVITPMHLDAE; encoded by the coding sequence ATGCCCAAAGGATTGATTCGCGCCACAGGCGCCTTGCTGACCGCCCTTGCACTCTACAGCTTGCTGGGCTTCCTGATTCTTCCCGGTATAGCCCTTCGCGTGGCCAATCAACAGTTAGCCAACTACGCCACGGTACCGGCCCGCCTCGAACGCATCGAGCTCAACCCCTTCAGCCTTGAACTGACCCTTTGGGGCCTGAATATCGGCGAGCCGGGCAAGGAGCAGGTAGGTTTTGAACGCCTCTATGCCAATCTGCAGCTCGACAGTCTCTGGACCCGGGTCCTGCACGTTGCCGACGTGCAGTTGGACAAACCAAAGACCGAAGTGCTGTTCGACAAATCCGGCACGCTCAACCTGACGCAACTGTTCAAACTGCCCGCCAGCGAGCCCACCCCGGATGATCCCGAGAGCAAACCGTTCCCGCTGCGCATCGAGCGTATCAAGCTGGCCGCCGGGTACGTCCGGTTTGAAGACTTGCGCCCCAGCGAGCCCATTGAATTTCTCTACGACACACTCGACTTCGAGCTGAAAAACCTCAGTACCCTGCCCGAAGACAACGCCGACATGACCCTTGTGGCAGCCGGCCCCCAAGGCGGCCAGATCGACTGGACCGGCAATTTCAGCCTGGTGCCCATCGCGTCCGAGGGTAAACTGAAGGTGACCGATGGCCAGATGAAAGCCTGGTGGCCTTATGTGCGCGACGCTCTGCCACTGGTGCTGGAAAACGGTGTATTGAATTTCAGCACCGACTACACGCTGAACCTGTCCAAAGAAACCGAACTGAATCTGACCAACACCACCGCGAGCATCGCCCCTTTCGCCATCAAGGCGCCGGATGGCAGGCCGCTGGCGCGCCTGGAGCGCCTGGATGTCAGCGAAACCTCAATCGACCTGGCCAAGCAGCAGGTGATTGTCGGCAAGATCCGCAGCAACAAACTCGAAACCTGGGCCGCGCGCGAAGCCGACGGCCGGCTGGATTGGCAGAGGCTGTTCGCCAGTCAACCGAGCAAACCGGCCGCGACCTCGGAACCCGCGAGTGCTCCCGCCACCGCCGACTCGCCGGCAGCGGAACCCGCCGCCCCGAGCAAACCTTGGCAAGTACTGCTCAAGGATGTCCAACTGCGCAACTACCAAGTGCATCTGGCAGACCGTCAGGTCAAACCTGAGGTGGCGCTGGACCTGGGCCCACTGAATGTCGACGTACAGAACTTCGACAGCCTCAACCAGAGCCCTTTCACGCTCAAGATCGATACCGGACTGGGTAAACAGGGCAAGCTCCAGGCGAGCGGCCAGGTTAATCTGAATCCGATCAGCGCCAAGCTCAAAGTCGACACCAAGGATATCGACCTGCGGGTCGCCCAGGCCTATATCAGCCCCTTCATTCGCCTGGAGCTGCGAAGCGGCATGCTGGGCAGCAACCTGGATGTGAACCTCAAGGGCACCGAGCCCCTGGCACTGCAGATCACCGGCCGCGCACAGGTGGATCAGTTACACACTCTGGATACCCTCAAGACCCGTGATTTCTTGAAATGGCAGCGCCTGGTGGTTGAAGGCCTGAACTATCAGCACGGTGACAGCTTGTCGATCGACAAGGTGAGCCTGCTGCAACCCTACGCGCGCTTCATGATCAACGATGATCGCAGCACTAACGTCGATGACCTGTTGATTCCCCAACCGGCCGACAGTGGCGCCAAGTCCACCTCCAAATCCACTGCAAGCAACGAGAAGCCCCTGGGCATTCATATCGGCCAGATTGCGATCAATGACGGCTCGGCTAACTTTGCCGACTTCAGCCTGACTCCCAACTTCGCCACGGCCATCCAGCAACTCAACGGTAAGATCGGGACCATCGACAGCCGTCAGGCCAAACCTGCGAGCGTCGACATCAAGGGCAAGGTTGACCGCTATGCGCCCGTGACGATCAAAGGCAGCGTGAACCCGTTTGACCCGATGGCGGCGCTGGATATCGCCACCAGCTTCAAACGCGTCGAACTGACGACATTGACGCCGTACTCGGGCAAGTTCGCCGGGTTCCGTATCCGCAAGGGCCGGCTCAATCTTGACCTGCACTACGTCATCACCAAAGGCCAGTTGAAGGCCGAGAACAAGGTGGTGGTGGAACAACTGCAATTGGGCGAGAAGGTCGACAGCGCGGATGCCGTGGATCTGCCGATTCGCCTGGCGATTGCCTTGCTCAAGGACACCGATGGCAAGATATCCATCGAGCTGCCAGTGACGGGCGACTTGAACAACCCGCAATTCAGCGTGATGCCGATCGTCTGGCAAACCTTGCGTAACCTGGTAGTACGCGCAGCCACGGCGCCGTTCAAGTTTATCGGCGGGCTGGTGACCGGTGGCGGCGCGGAAGACCTCGGCAACGTCTCGTTCGCCGCAGGCTCCAGCGAGCTGAGCAAGGACGCCGAGTCCGCACTGGTTAGCCTTTCCAAGGCGCTCAAGGAACGCCCTGCCCTGCGCCTGGAAATCGAAGGCACCGCAGCCGCCAGCAGCGACGGTCCTTTGCTGGCCGCGCAGCGCCTGGAGCGCGAATACCAGTACAACTACTACAAGATCCTCCAGCGTCGGGGCGACAAGGTTCCCGCCCAGGCATCGTTGCTGGAAGTACCGGAGAGCGAGAAAGCGCCGCTGCTCGAGGGCATCTACCGGACCCGCCTGAAACTACAGCCGCCGGCCGAATGGAAAGACCTCAGCCGCGATGAGCGCACGGCGAAGCTGCGTGACGGCGTGATCAAGTTCTGGAGTGGCAGTGAAGTGCTGTTACGCCAACTGGGCCAGGATCGGGCCAGCACCATCAAGGACTACTTGGTGGACAAAGGGCAACTGGAAGACGACAGGGTGTACTTTATTGATGCGAGCCTGGGGCAAGCCGAGAAGGATGGCCGGGTGATCACGCCGATGCACCTGGATGCCGAATAA
- a CDS encoding class I SAM-dependent rRNA methyltransferase — protein sequence MSSLNQALRAALDHRQDLLAELHAQGSDCYRLFHGSQEGAGGLTIDRYGPQLLVQSFHQSLERDVLLQLHQQVNQHMGLELLLVYNDRSRGNSRIDREDMVYHAEPAALEDLVGHEWGLNYRVRGRHAGQDPLLFLDLRNTRGWVKEHSAGKRVLNLFAYTCGVGLSAAAGGAREVCNLDFAEGNLAVGRENGLLNPQLPEMQFVQSDYFPAIRQLAGLPITQRRGQKLPSYPRLEQRRYDLVLLDPPAWAKSAFGTVDLLRDYQSLLKPALLATADNGALICCNNLAKVSMNDWREQVLRCAEKAGRPVRDWAIMTPGADFPSQDQQPPLKTLILQL from the coding sequence ATGTCTTCCCTGAATCAGGCGCTGCGCGCCGCTCTCGATCATCGCCAAGACCTGCTCGCCGAGCTGCATGCCCAAGGCAGCGATTGCTATCGGTTGTTCCATGGTAGCCAGGAAGGCGCAGGTGGCCTGACCATCGACCGCTATGGTCCGCAATTGCTGGTGCAGAGTTTTCACCAGTCCCTGGAACGCGACGTCCTGCTGCAACTGCACCAGCAGGTCAACCAGCACATGGGCCTTGAGCTGCTGCTGGTCTACAACGATCGCTCCCGTGGCAACTCGCGCATCGACCGTGAAGACATGGTCTACCACGCCGAACCCGCAGCCCTGGAAGACCTGGTCGGCCATGAGTGGGGCTTGAACTATCGCGTACGCGGTCGCCATGCCGGACAAGACCCGTTGCTGTTTCTAGACCTGCGTAACACGCGCGGCTGGGTCAAGGAACACAGTGCCGGCAAACGTGTGCTGAACCTGTTCGCTTACACCTGTGGCGTGGGCCTGAGCGCAGCAGCCGGTGGCGCCCGCGAAGTGTGTAACCTGGACTTTGCCGAGGGCAATCTGGCGGTCGGTCGCGAAAACGGCCTGTTGAACCCACAACTGCCGGAAATGCAGTTTGTGCAATCCGACTATTTCCCCGCCATCCGCCAATTGGCAGGCTTGCCGATTACCCAGCGGCGCGGTCAAAAACTGCCCAGCTACCCACGCCTGGAGCAACGCCGATACGACCTTGTGCTGCTCGACCCTCCAGCCTGGGCCAAAAGCGCCTTTGGTACCGTCGACCTGCTGCGCGACTACCAGAGTTTGCTCAAGCCTGCGTTGCTGGCGACGGCCGATAACGGCGCGCTGATCTGTTGCAACAACCTGGCAAAAGTCAGCATGAATGACTGGCGTGAGCAAGTACTGCGCTGCGCCGAAAAAGCCGGAAGGCCGGTGCGCGACTGGGCAATCATGACGCCAGGCGCAGACTTTCCCTCCCAGGATCAGCAGCCCCCGTTGAAGACCCTGATTCTGCAGCTGTAG